The segment agaaagatgcattgaacctagacaagtttgaagatctgatggctatgattgatcatgggaaatgtgatcaaggagattaagcagttacctaattgtttataaataggaaactgttgataagcaATGAATGTGagaaagtgtatgcacaaggatgctacatagtgattactgagcacagaagcttgaagacctgttagaataatagagtatagaagcccagcagatagacaagattagttctatgtctagattgtattgaacaaataagaatctgctttagcattttagatgtgaagttgcaaatagatttttattattgttattttgtgaaagtgacagaaaatctcttaaccgagtggacttaacagtcttatatgtaaatcctctagcaaggtgacattctgattgagtgtttgaaatcctttgacaaggtcacttctaacaaagtgaagatcctaacaaatctgagggaaatcccctaaccgagtcacatctagtagtgtgtttgtaatctttaacaggatttgcttttaaccgagcatactctagaagagtatatttcttagtgggtccgaaatcccatagtggtttttccctatttgggtttccatgttaaatctggtgttatgaggtttatattgctcatatgcttttgagtttgcatgtttgacagttttgattatatgactgatatatatgttactgaggttgaatctgatgtttttatggatgattaagtttgtatgattcacaccccccccccctctcatcttgttggctagtggatctatacttatattaagtattagaactatcagttTCTGAAGGTCTAGTGTTTTTCACTTGGTTTGGAAGTACTTCTATTGATTGCTCTGGAGGAACCTATCATGGTCTGAATAAATATTTGTTCTGGATATATCTCAAGAGACTATGTTTGGTTGGAATAGATGCCATGGTTTGCTTCATTTGTTTTTGGTATGGGATAAGTAGTGTGTTGGACGAAACAACTTTCTTGTGGTACTTGTTTGTTCTTTTTGGTTCGATTGGTTGGATGTAAAATATTTTTAGTATTAGTTGGAAGGACTGTCGACCTGCTATATACATGTCACATACATGTTTGGCCAACCTAGTGATAGTTGTTTTTTATCTAATTGGTATATATTGATTGTAATAGATGTAGATTATATAGAGAAAgtatcaaaaaataaaatttaatttgtaTGCCAAATGGATAGATGATCGGTGAATGTGAAGTGAGTAAGAGCAATGGTTTGAAGGCATATTGAGCAATTAGATGAGTATATTCAAAGAACTATTATCTGCATTTTAACTGATACATTTTGTTTACATTTCCATCTATTATTCTTATTACTTTATGAGATaaattttgtatctttccctaaagaagtgatcttcagcaGAGCAAGTATCTCAGATTTTGTATCTTTCCTAAGGTTGTGTGTCTCATTCAACAAGTCCAAAGCAGTAAGCTCTTTTTGGCAAAAATGTTTCTATATTGTTAAATTGGTACTATATATTGTGAGTTTAAaattcacaccatggtttttccaaatTTAGGTTTTCCAAATAAAAATCTAGTGTCATTGTGTGGATGTTTTTGTTGTTACTACAATTTACTTTCAGCTCATTAATGTTGATGAATGATGAAGTTAGAAACTCCTTAATTTGATAATATTTTGTGAATgctaattcacgcccccctctcagccTATAATAGTGTTCAACATAATTAAAGGAACACAATTAGTGAATTGATCAGATCAGATGGCTCCACCTTCACTCTAGCCAAGTATTTTCATATGGAGGTTATTAACCACTTCATTTATATGCACAATcgttcacctgcaattgatcttTCTATTGATGAAATTTTAGATAGACTTATCCATGTTATCCCTAACTCCCTATTCCCCCAAGATTTGGGGGCATTGAAATTCAGATTCTTTAATGATGAATTGAATAATACTATCTTCTCTCTTGGCCCTTTCAAATCCCCTCACCCTGATGGGCTCCCTGcaattttctttcaaaaatattgGGACATTGTATGTTCTAATATCAACCTTACTACTATGGAATTCCAATCTTTTGTGAGCCCCCTTAAAGAAGTGAACAACGCCTATATTTTCCTAGTTCATTAAAAGAATGGTGATAACAAAATGGTGGATTTTATACCTATTATCCTTGATAACACCTTATACAAAAATCTTCTCTAAATTACTTGTCAATAGAATAAACCCTTTCTTGATAAGATGGTTCATTTTCACCAAAAGGGGGTTTGTCCTAAGTTGACAAATCTCTAATGTTGTCCTTATTATGCATGAAAATCTTCATTCCATTAAAAATAGTAACAAAGAAAGTATGCTCTTTCAACTTGATATATCCAAAGCCTATGACATGGTGTCATGGCCCTTTCTCTCTAAGGTCCTTGGCAAATTTGGATTTTATGGTAAAATTATTGAGGTGTGCTCTCACTCCACTATGCTCTTTATCTTGGTGAATGGAGCTCCACAAGGTTTTTCTTGACATCTAGGGAGATTAGATAGGAGGATCACCTTTCCCCTTACCTCTTCATTCACATGGAAGATGTTCTTGACAAGAATATTGATTATTATGTCAATTGGGGCCTCTTGATAGGTATAAAACCTTCCTCATCACCCATCTCATTGCCCACTGATAATTTTTGGACAATACTCTTCTTCTTGGCATATTTTCTTTAGTAGAGGCTAAGGGTTGTAGTTTTGTTCTAACTTAATATGCTTTGGCATCAAGTGATAGTATAAAGTTTGGATTAAAGAGatttatattttatgaatgttCCTCCCTCTCTTTAAAATTGGATTTCTCACATCTTGAAATTCCAAAACTCTAATCTCCCTTTATTGTACCTAGACATGCCCTTAATAGCTAGGAAAGTCAAAAATTCAATTTGGTTGGCTCTACTAGAAGGAATCCAAAAGAATCTTTTTGGATAGAAATAAGCCCTCCTAAGTAATATGGGTATACTCCAAATTCTTAAAGCCTCTCTTCAAAGAGACTTTTGTTTATCTCCTTTCACTATACCATATGTTAGCTTCTTGGTCATAGAAACTTGATCAGATTCAAAGAAGATTCCCTTGATTGGGTCTTGAACAAAAAATTCATATTTCACTTTTGGAGTGGGAGAAGGTTTGCACTAGGAAAGAGGCTAGAGGCCTTAATATCAAAGGCTATCATTCTTTAAACTTGGCTCTCCTTGCTAAATTTTGTTGGAGGCATATTTTAGAGTATTTTGATTGGTCAAGTGTGATGAAGAATAAATATTTTTAGGGAAGGGTTGGTAGGGATTTTTGTTTTAATGATCCCCTACCCTGTGGTTCCCACATATGGAACAATATCATCAAAACTAAATCTATATTGTATAGAAGGGAACTTTATGGAAAGTTGGTAACTGTAGAGATGTTTgattgtagaaagatcattgggctTCTTCTATTCCTTTGTAATTTGATCCTATCTATTCCACTATTTTAAAAGACTTAAATAATAGACTTGGAGTATTAGTGAAGGATTACTAGGACACATATTCTTCTCCTCCTTCCTATAGGATTCATCCCATGTAGTTTGATCCACCAATTTGAACAATACCAGAGGAACTTCTCAATATTTTAAATGACTTGATATTTCTTAGAACTGAATCTAAAGATAATCTAGTTTGGCCCTCTTCTAAGGATAGTAACTATTCGATAAGGTCTGGATACAACCTCCTGACCCACCCTTGGCCTTCTCAATTTAAGTGGATGAAAATTTGGAGGTctaaaactattccaaaaatttgtTTCTTCTAGTGGACATCTTGACTCAAAAATATTCTAACAATTGATAACCTTTAAAAGAGAGAGATTATACTTGTGACTAGATGTGTCTTatgtgaagagattgaagaaagtaTCTACCACATCATGCTCCACTACCAGTACTCGtggattttttcatttttaatattaGACTTGTAGTATCATTTTCTATTCATTATCATTACTGGATTTTTTAAGACTTGGCCTACCATCAAGGGAGGTTTTATCTAGATTAAGCCTGATAACTGTGATAATTTCAAAAAAGATGAAGTCCTTTAGTTTGTGATTGAAAGGGGCAATATGTCCACCTACATTGAGGGTATGAGAGGCTTCCATCCCTCTCTTTGATCAATTTTCATATTCCTATGATGAGGGGAATGTGTGTATTGAGAGGGTGTCTTTCACTATTTTTATGGATCTCATTGTGACTGCTATTGAGATTTCACTGAAAGGAGCGTTGttccctaaacaccacaaaggaaATTATAAAGAGGAATTTAAGATATTCTTGGAGGCTAGGTAAATAATCTCTAAGTTGTAGAATATGTTCAATAGGGAGGACCTCCCAAGTAAATGGAAGGATGTGGCATTGGTCCTAATGAAATACATCACTCTTCATGGCAAGTACAAGAGATTCAACTCACAACTATTTCCAATGTTGAATCATATTAGGCATGGTGTTAAAATGAACTTtcctttttggattttctcatTTCTATCTCAATATTTTACTATGGCTAAGTCGAAAAATGTGATTCCTCTTCATCAAGGGTCAATTCTCTTGTCCCCTACTAGTGGCCCTCATGTGAACCCTATTGGACCCCTTTTCAACCCTAACATATATTATGGAGTTGTTGAATGTCTTGGAGACTAATTATAAAGGTACCTCTAGCACTGTTATGGTCACCACCCTTCCAAACTACTTTCTACTTGAGTCAATCTGTAGTGTAccactaaaataaaaaatattgagtcTCATGGCCAACActagaaagagaaaaatgtaaAAAGGTCTAACATTGAGGAAGTTATCTCTGAGGACCCCTCTTTCTCTTGGACTAGTAGCTCTAGATGGACCCCAAATAACTCTTTTTCCTAATGTTTCAACACCAAACCCTAATCCTTCTTCGTTGACCATGGGTTCCCCTCCCCCTTCCCCTATTTTTTCCCCTAGTGTTTAGGGCTTCTTAGAGGTGGAAAGCAAAGTTAATAACCTTGGAATTGCCtataaaaagaaaaatgaaatcatTCAATGGCTCCTAGCCTAGCTCCACACTACAAAAAGGAAAATGCACTGGAGGCTCTAGCTAAGGTGGAGGTGAGGGTTGGTCATTGGTTTGTGAAGGATAAAGATGATAGAGTTTGGAGTATTGCAAACGATATGGCAAAGAGACTCATTAGATGGGACAATTTAGATGTGGAGATCAAAGCCCTGAGTGTCATGGTGGCCTCagaggaagaagaaaataaaatgataAGGGCTATCTCTACCATCCAAGGTAATCAGGAGTTGCTAAGAACAAATTTGAAAGAGATTGTGGATTTTAGCAAGGATATGGTGAGAAAAATGTTGGCTTCAATGCAGGTTCTCTAGAATGAGCTTCAATGAAGACATTACAAGAGGAAGAGGTCCATGGAGATTACAGTTGGTACTACTTTGGAGCCATTTGGTAGTACTATCAACATTAACTTGGAGTCCCCTACTATTACTCTTGCTAAGGGAATGATAAAAGGACTCTCTTTTTGAGAGAAAGTTAAGGAGCTTATCCAGGAGTATCAGGCTATTATTTCACCTTCTGTCTAGACCATATGTTTCTTTCTACTAAGGGTGGTGTTTTGGTGTTGATTAGTTTCGTTCTTGTGTTATTtactgttttgttttattttttggttttcgtCTGGTTATGATTTTTTCTAGTGGTTGTTGATCTTAATGTTGGGTTTTCTCACACCTCATGAGACCCCTTTCGTCTACCTTTTGGTTGTTCTATAAGAGATTGCTCATACACACGTTTAATAAAATTATGTTCAAAAGTTAAATGCTTCTATAAAAATATAGATATATACAATCGTTTATTGTAGAAACATCTAGGGAAaaactaaaatattaaaagtttGACAAGTTAAACAagtttattataattttatattgttcttataaatatgtatgcaatgacatgaaatatctttgtatatttttaATATACATGAAACATGTTCCTAGCATTTATATATTCTTATGAAAGTTTTActttttcttttgaaaagattgtttaaCTAATTATTTATAATGAgaattattctttgtttttcaaaaTTATTTAGTTAAGTTTTCCCAACTTTTTATTTTGAAGATAATAATATTGAGAAAAATGTTTCTAATAAGAAaataacattcaaaaaaatattaaaatactatTAACAAAATAATAAACAAGGTTCATTTTTCAAATTacaattaaataacaaatttaaaataataataatttactatATTTGAGTGGAGACTTTTACTTGCTGTCAATCTTCTATTTTAAAATCAAAAGACTCATGTTTAAATACTATAAGAACAAGTAGATTTGAAGATAATAATTTAAAATTCTTAAAAAACATTTTTCCTCTAACTTAAAAAAAATACTAGGTATGTGGAAATAGAGACTTTCACCAACTCTCAATTTcttatataatcacataataataaataattttctaaacaataaattaataatttttcaaaACTACTAGAACTACTAACCATCTTCCATTTGTTGGAATTCACGACTCTAGGGGCAACGACAAACACAAAATTGTCAAAGAGTTCGTTGCGCAGGGGACGGATACAAATCTGGGGAAGATTCTTCGAAAAAACTTACATTCTCCCATCTGCAAACGCATTCAAAGACGGCCATGTTTACGACTCGGCAAGCATTGAAAGAGCTTTATATATAGGGATTCAGAGCAAGTGTTTTTGCAGTAAACATATAGGAAGTGATGGCTCACCTTGCATGTAATGCTGGGATTTTTGCGCTGCTTTTATTTGCACGTCTATGCAAGGGTACACAAGTGGAGTACATGCAAAATGGAAGCTACGTGCCAGGGAAAGTTCTGGATGGAGACGTAGATTTagttgaatttcctctaaacttaGAGTACTTGGAGGCTGAGTTCTTTCTGTTTGGAGCTCTTGGGTATGGGCTGGATGTAGTTGCACCAGAACTACCTTGTGGAGGACCTCCACCAGTGGGAGGCATGAAAGCCAATCTGAACTCTGTTGTCCACGATATAATTCTGGAATTTGCTTACCAGGAAGTTGGTCACCTGAGGTGAGCCTGCATCATAGAATTCATATGCTTTTAATGAGAATAATTCTTCTCAAAGTTTTAAGATGTTTGAAGAATTCAAGGATACCCCAAATGAGAAAAAGTATGGATTCCTTAGGCTTTCATTATAGCACTTGTAATCAGAGAAAAGAGAGAAGTTCAAGATTGATAACAAATCTTTCAATATTAGTTTTCTGTAAGATCTATTTTTATTAATGTGATTTAAGATGGATCAAAACTTAAATGTGCTCTTTAAATCAAACATCTTATAGATTTTCCACAAATGTACTGATTGTCTATATATATCTTTTGTCATGCTAATACAGGGGTATAAAGGCAACTGTGAAGGGCTTTCCTCGACCTCTACTCAATCTGAGTGCTGAAGTATTTTCCAATGCCGTGGATGCTGCATTCCATACCAAATTGAACCCGCCATTCGATCCTTATGCCAACTCTCTGAATTATCTGCTTGCCAGTTATTTGATTCCTTATGTTGGACTTACAGGCTATGTTGGCACCAATCCTCAGCTCCAATCTGCAACTGCAAAGCGGGTCAGTAGCCCTAATGCTATTTACCATagaatttttttcttctctattgttTAAATAATATTACTAGGGAAAATG is part of the Cryptomeria japonica chromosome 10, Sugi_1.0, whole genome shotgun sequence genome and harbors:
- the LOC131076891 gene encoding ferritin-like catalase Nec2; the protein is MAHLACNAGIFALLLFARLCKGTQVEYMQNGSYVPGKVLDGDVDLVEFPLNLEYLEAEFFLFGALGYGLDVVAPELPCGGPPPVGGMKANLNSVVHDIILEFAYQEVGHLRGIKATVKGFPRPLLNLSAEVFSNAVDAAFHTKLNPPFDPYANSLNYLLASYLIPYVGLTGYVGTNPQLQSATAKRLVAGLLGVESGQDAVIRALLFERLSEKVKPYPYTVAEFTDKLSMLRNRLGYTVDVDEGLVVPKEEGAEEKVSGNILAGDMYSLAFSRTPAEILRIVYSTGNESMPGGFFPQGGGGKIALSYLK